A stretch of the Streptosporangium sp. NBC_01755 genome encodes the following:
- a CDS encoding (2Fe-2S)-binding protein, which yields MTETTEFEPNALVQINVEVNGRAVSEEVPTRLLLSDFLRHRLRLTGTHVGCEHGVCGACTVHIDGTPARSCLTLAVQVDGCSIRTVEGLANADGSLHPVQQAFKECHALQCGFCTPGFMMAVAGLLDERDDLRTAEDDSIREDIAGNVCRCTGYMNIVSAVRRAAELTNEKG from the coding sequence ATGACCGAGACCACTGAATTCGAGCCGAACGCCCTCGTCCAGATCAACGTCGAGGTCAACGGACGCGCGGTCAGCGAGGAGGTGCCGACCAGGCTGCTGCTGAGCGACTTCCTGAGGCACCGGCTCCGGCTGACCGGTACGCATGTCGGCTGCGAGCACGGGGTGTGCGGCGCCTGCACGGTCCACATCGACGGCACCCCGGCGAGGTCGTGCCTGACGCTGGCCGTCCAGGTGGACGGATGCTCCATCCGCACCGTCGAGGGACTGGCGAACGCGGACGGGAGCCTGCACCCGGTGCAGCAGGCGTTCAAGGAGTGCCACGCGCTGCAGTGCGGGTTCTGCACCCCGGGATTCATGATGGCGGTCGCCGGTCTCCTCGATGAGCGAGACGACCTGCGGACCGCCGAGGACGACTCGATTCGTGAGGACATCGCGGGCAACGTCTGCCGGTGCACCGGCTACATGAACATCGTGTCGGCGGTGCGGCGTGCTGCCGAACTCACCAACGAGAAGGGGTGA
- a CDS encoding FAD binding domain-containing protein has translation MKPSAFRYALPSTLRDAIDIRARFEDSVILAGGQSLIPTMNFRLANPEVVIDLRKLDELNYVRVADGVVRIGAMARQRVVEQNDEVAAANPLIRETLLNVAHPVIRNRGTVGGSLAHADPSAELPTLLTTMRGAITVCGPSGSRTIAAEDFFEFIFTTVMEPDELLVEAAIPALEPGEGWAFAEFARRHGDYSVAGVAVTLKLGADRRIDRVRLGACGIATTPALLTECERLLTGKSPSPELFAEAGALARDAVTVSDDSATSKAYRQHVLAGLVERNLTTAMTRTDGA, from the coding sequence TTGAAACCATCCGCTTTTCGATACGCGTTGCCGTCGACGTTGCGGGATGCCATCGACATCCGGGCCAGGTTCGAGGACTCGGTGATCCTTGCCGGTGGACAGAGCCTCATCCCGACGATGAACTTCAGGCTGGCCAATCCAGAGGTCGTCATCGACCTGCGGAAACTTGACGAACTCAACTATGTTCGAGTGGCGGACGGCGTCGTGCGGATCGGTGCGATGGCTCGGCAGCGAGTGGTCGAGCAGAACGACGAGGTCGCTGCGGCGAACCCGCTGATCCGCGAGACCCTGCTGAACGTGGCACATCCGGTGATCCGCAACCGGGGCACGGTCGGCGGCAGCCTGGCGCACGCCGATCCCTCCGCGGAGTTGCCGACGCTGCTGACCACGATGCGTGGCGCGATCACCGTCTGCGGGCCGTCGGGCAGCCGGACCATCGCGGCCGAGGATTTCTTCGAGTTCATCTTCACCACCGTCATGGAGCCCGACGAGCTGCTCGTCGAGGCGGCCATACCGGCGCTGGAGCCCGGTGAGGGCTGGGCGTTCGCCGAGTTCGCCCGCAGGCACGGCGACTACTCGGTGGCCGGGGTCGCCGTCACGCTCAAGCTCGGCGCCGACCGGCGGATCGACCGGGTACGGCTCGGCGCCTGCGGAATCGCCACCACACCGGCCCTGCTGACCGAGTGCGAGCGCCTCCTGACCGGCAAGTCGCCGTCGCCGGAGCTGTTCGCCGAGGCGGGGGCACTGGCCCGCGACGCGGTGACCGTTTCCGACGACAGCGCGACGAGCAAGGCGTACCGGCAGCACGTACTCGCCGGCCTCGTCGAACGAAACCTCACAACGGCGATGACCAGAACAGATGGTGCGTGA